A window of Desulfobulbus oralis genomic DNA:
CGCATGCCGGTCTCGTCTGCGCGTTCCAGAGCCGCGGCCCGGATGGCGCCGGCCTCGGAGGTCCTGAGCAGCAGGTTTTTCAGGGCAGGGCTCAGGCGCATCAGCTCGAAGACCCCGATCCGGCCCCGGTAGCCGGTATGCAGGCAGGCCGGGCAACCCCGGCCACGATAAAAGACCCGGCCTTCGGCGTCCTCCGGCAGGCCGGCCAGACGCAGCAGTTCCGGCCCGGGCCGGTAGGCTTCCCGGCAGTCCGGGCAGATGCGGCGCACCAGGCGCTGGGCCATGATGGCCTGCACCGAAGAGGCCACCAGGAAGGGTTCCACGCCCATGTCGATCAGCCGGGTCACGGCGCTGGCCGCGTCGTTGGTGTGCAGGGTGGAAAACACGAGGTGCCCGGTCAGGGCCGACTGAATGGCGATCTGCGCGGTTTCCTGGTCCCGGATCTCGCCCACCAGGATCACGTCCGGATCCTGGCGCACGATGGTGCGCAGGCCGTCGGCAAAGCTCAGCCCAATGCGGCTGTTGACCTGCATTTGGCTGATGCCGTCAATCTGGTATTCGATCGGATCTTCGATGGTGATGATATTGATGTCCGGCGTGTTGATGGTGTGCAGTGCGGAATAGAGCGTGGTGGTCTTGCCGCTGCCGGTCGGTCCGGTCACCAGGATGATGCCGCCCGGCGCGGCGATCAGCCGGCGGAAATGGCGGAAGTCCGCCTCGGCGAGACCCAGCTTGGCCAGGGGCAAGAGGGTGTTGGCCTTGTCCAGCAGCCGCATGACCAGCCGCTCGCCAAAGGCTGTGGGCAGGGTGGAAACCCGGATGTCCACATTGCGGTGGGCAATGCGGATTTCGATGCGGCCGTCCTGGGGCAGGCGCTTTTCGGCGATATCCATGCCGGCCATGATTTTCACCCGGGAGATCAGCCTGGCCTGGGCATGGCGGGGCGGCTCGTACATGTCGTAGAGGATGCCGTCCACCCGTTTGCGGATGCGCACCCGGTCGCGGCAGGGCTCGATGTGAATGTCGCTGGCCCCTTCCCGCACCGCCTGGGACAGTACCAGATTCACCAGCCGGATGACCGGGGTGTCGCTGGTATCGTCCAAAAGATCCGTGCTCTCTTCGATGGCGGAGAGAATGCCGGCCGGGTCTTCCTCGTCCATATCCTGCATGACCTGACTGGCCAACTGGGGCCGGGTCTGGTCCGAGGCATTGGCAAGGGCCCGCTGAATCTCGGCCTCCGGCACAATCACCCAGGGCATGCCGTCCCAGTCCAGCAGCCGGGCGAGTTCATCGGCCTGCTGAAAGAAGGCGGGATCGGCCAGGGCCAGGAAAGAACGCGTTGGGGTGGCTACGGGCAGCAGCCGGTATTTTTTCAGTTGGGCCAGGCCAAGCTTGCCCACGAAAAAGGGGCTGATATCGTCCGGCACCCTGGCCAGGCTTTCACAGCCGAACTGCTGCGCCAGCGCGGCGGCGAGCTTTTCCGGGCTGAGCGCCCCCTGATGCAGCAGGATGGCGCCCAGGCGCGGGGGCGCTGTCTCGCCCCTGGCCGCCGCTTCCGCCTGAGTGCGCAGGGCCGCGGTCACGGCAGCGGGGGCCACGCCAAAAGAACGCTGCAGGATTTCGCCCAGTTTGGGCGCTGTCAGCCCCTGTGCTGCTGCAGGCATGTCAGCGGCTCCGCCGGGCCTGTAGCCCCTTCAGGTGCAGGGCTGCGGCGTTGCGCAGCTCCAGCGCCGTCTGCACCGCAGGCCCCTCTGCCGCAGCCTCCGGCAGCGGCAGGGCCAGTGCCTGTTCAAAGCGGGCCAGGGCTTCCTGCCTCCGGTCCTCCTGCTCCAGCAAAAGGCCCAGGTGCACCAGGGCTGCCAGATTGTCGCCATCGGCCTCGAGCGCGGCCAGCAGATAGCGGCGGGCCATGGCCAAACGGCCTTCCCGCAGTTTGGCCGCACCCAGGTCGGCCAGCACCGAGGCATCCGTGCCGGCCGGCCGGCGGCGCAGAAAGCGGTCGGCCGCGTCGCCTGGCTCCCGGTGCGCCTCCTCGGCCTGGGCGCGTTTTTCCGCAAAGACCCGTTCCGCCTCTTCCGCGCTCTGCAGAATGTGCGGGGTGATAAAAATGAAGAGATTGGTTTTCTTTTCCGCCTTGCCCCGGCTCTTGAAGAGCCAGCCCAGGATGGGAATATCGCCCAGCCCCGGCACCTTGTATTCGCCATTTGAGCTGTCCTGACCGATCATGCCGCCAATCACCACGGTCTGCTCGTTCTGGACCACCACGGTGGTGTCGGCCGTGCGGGTGGTCGTGGTGGGATTGCCGTTGTTCAGTTCCTTCAGCTTGATGACCTGCACGCCGATGTCCATGCGCACGGCGTCCGTCTGATTGATCTGCGGCGTAATCTCCAGCGTGGTCGCCACGTCCTTGTATTCGTAGTTGGTATAGTCCCGCTGTGCCTCGGTGGTGTTCTTGCTGACAATGTAGGGCACGTTCTCGCCCACCTTGATGGCCGCCTTTTTGTTGTCTGTCGCCAGGATCTGCGGGGTGGCGATGATGTTGATGTCCTCGTCGTTCTTGTAGGCGTTCAGCACCGCGCCCAGATTGGGAAAGGTAATGCCTCCGATTTCAATGCCCTCTTTCAGAACGCCCAGGGTAAAGCCGGCGGGCAGCGTCGCCTTGCCGGCATTCATGCCGTTGATGATGTCGTAGGGCTTGTCCGCATTGCCGCTGAACCCGGTATAGAGCCGGCCCTTTTTGTCGGCAAAGGTGCCGGCCCCGCCCCACTGCACGCCGATATTGAAATCCTTGTCCGCCTGCACCTCCATGATCAGGGCCTCCAGATAGATCATGCGGCGGGGCACGTCGAGCTGGCGCACAATGGCGGCCACCGCCTCGAATTCCTCACGCGGGCCGTTGATCACGAGCGCATTGGTTTCGGTGTCGGCCACGATGTTGATGTCCCTGGTCAGGACCGGCCGGCGCAGATTCTTGTCCGCGTCCGCAGCGCCCGAGGCGGCCGCTTCCTCCCGGGGCAGATCCATCAGCACCTTGGCCAGCTCTTCGGCCCGGGCATGCTGCAGCGGCAAAACCTGCACCTGCTCGGGCCGTGTGCCGGCATCCACATCCAGTTTTTTGACGGCCGCGCGAATCCGGTCCAACTGGGCGGGCGGGGCCGAGACCACCAGCGCGTTGGCGCGGTCGTAGGGCAGAATCCGGATCGGGCTGGAGAGCTTACCCTGCTTCGCATTGCCGGAAAAGAGCTGGTCCACCACCTTGGCCGCGCTGGTGGCAGAGGCGTGCTGCAGAGGTATGATGACCAGCTCCTCGTTTTTGGCCGGCACGTCCACGGAGCGGATGATTTCCAGCAGTCTTGCGATATTTGACTGATAGTCCGTGATGGTGATGATGCCCGAATCCGCGTGGGCCACCATGACCGCCGTTTTGGGCACGAGCGGGCTCAGCATGGCGCGCACCTCTTCCGCGCCGGCGTAGTTGAGCTGCACGATGCGCGTGATGATGCGATCTTCCGGGCTGAGCGCCCCGCTGCGCACCGTGGCGACGTTTTTCGCGCGCGCCTGCAGGGAGGGCACGATTTTGACCACCGAGCCGCTGGGCACGGCCGCATAACCGTTGACCTCCAGAACCGACTCGAAGATGCGGTAGGCCTCGTCCGTCGATACCCCGCTTGGCGAGATGATGCTCACCCGGCCCCTGACCTCCCGATCCACGACAAAATTGGTGCCGGTCAGCTCGCTGATGTACTTGATGAAGACATTGATGTCCACATCGTTGAAATCCATGGTCACCTGTCCGCCGCCGGACTGGGCGGGCGGCGCGGCCGGAAGGGGGGAGGGCAGGAAGAGCAGGGCGGCCAGGAGTGCGAAGACAAATTTCTGCATGATTAAAAGTTCTTGTGAGATTTCAATGTATTCATGGGTCAGGCTTGCCTTCACTGTTCCGGGCCTTCCCAGGGTACTTCCAGCCGCCGCAGGGCATCCGCCCCGGTGCGTACCGGCACGCCGTCCCTTGTCCTGGCCGGCTCCTGCGGCGTGGAAGCGCCGGTATTGACCCGGCGGCCAGGCAGGCTTTGCGGCACAATGCGGCCCGATTCCGAGCGGAGATCCGAGAGGGAAAGGGGGGCCCTGGTCGCGCCTTCGTCCGCGGCGCCGGTGCTGCCCTCTGCCGCGGCCACCGGGCCGGCCGGCCGGCTGTCCGTATTTTCCCGCTCCTTCAGCAGCAGAAACTCCGGCCCCCCGCTGGCCGCCAGCTCCACCCGGCCCCGTTCGATGCCCACGATCTTTGCGCCCTGCACCTGGTCGCCGATGCGGTAGAGCCGCTCCCGGCCCTCCGGGCCGCTTTTGATGATGGCCCGCGCCGCAGCCCCCCTGCCCGTGACCGTGCCCAGAAGCTGCACCGGGCCCTTTTCGGCGGCCACCGTGCTCAGGCGAAAATCCCGGCCCTCTGCCGCGCCCTCGAGGGCCGCGGCAAAGAGGTTGCGGCCCACAACGCTCTTGAGGGCCGCCTCGTGGGTCAAAAGCCCGCCCTGGTCCGGAGCCGCGCCGGCATCCAGGGACTGTGCCGTGCCGCCCGGGCCCAGCACGGCATCCACCCGGCCTTCCAGCCAGCGATAGGCGAAATGCACCGCTGCGTACAGCGCCAGCATGGCGAGCGCCAATTGCCAGATACGTTTTTTCATGGCGTTGTGCCCTGTGCCTCTGATTGCAGTGAAGCGGGAGCAGCCGGGGCCAGCTCCAGGGGGGAGAAGGCCAGGGCCGGATCGGCCAGTGTGCCGGAAAGCATCACGGCCAGCGGCCGGCTCCCGGCCTCCAGGCGCATGACCTGCCATTCCGGCTGCTCACGCACCCGGGCAAAGAGTTCCGGCCGGGCTTTGAGCTGGCCCTGCATGCTGATGCGACTGGCAGCAGCCGGCCAGGCCAGCGTCACGGCGCCGGCAAAGCTGCCCTGGCCCAAGGGGGACTCCAGGGTGCCACTGGTCAGGACGAGCCGCCGGCCGTCCTGCCGGAGCCGGGTCGAAATCCGGGCATAGGGCAGGACTTCGTGGCCCAGAACCGGGTGCCGGAGCGGAATCGCGCCGTCCTGCGCGCTCAGCCGGCCCTCGAGCGCGGACAGCAGCCCGCTGCGCATCTCGAATTGCGCCGCAAGCGTGCCGGAGAGCCGGCCCTTGAGTTCCCGACCGAGCATTCGGCCCAGCCAGGGCTGGCCGGCCAGATCGAGGCTCTGGACTTCGGCCGAGCAGCTCAGGGCGCTGTCCCCATGCGCGCTGGCCCTGCCCGTCACCGTGCCGCCGGCCAGCTCCGCGGCAAAGGCAAGCCGCCACTGCCGCCCCCTGAGGAACGAAGACCACTCCGGCTGCAGGCTCAGGCGTTCCACGCTCAAGTCGCCGCCGCCATGGCCCTGGGCCCTGATCTGCCGCAATTCCAGCCATCCCGGCCAGCGCCAGCGCGCGGCGCCCACCTGCCACTGCCACCTGGGCAGGGCCCGGTTCAGGGCCCGCTCCGGGAGCTGCCGCACAAAATCCTCAGGGAAGAGCCACCACGCAAAGAGCGCCGCCAGCGCCAGGAGCAGGAGACTGCCCGTCAGCACGCGGCCCAAGGTCCGCAGGAACGCCGCCCCGCTCATGGCCGCTTCTCTCCGCCCGGAGCGGCCACGGCCTGCACGCGCAGGCTGACGTCCAGGGGCTCGCCCTGTTTGCCGCTGCCCTGAATGACCATCCGCTCCACAGCCACCAGATTGTCCGGCGCATCCACCAGGTCCAGAAAGCGGCCCAACTGCGCCAGCCCGACGGCCTTGAGCTGCAGCTCGACCGTGCTCAGACCCGCTGCAGTCTCCGCCGCTTCCACCGGCTGCATGGCCTGCACGTGCGGCTTGATGCGGCTTGCGGCCGCGGCTTCCTCCAGAAAGGCGAAGAGACTGAAATCCTTTTTCCGCCGCCCGAGCTGGGCAGCCTGTTTCTGCTGCGCACCCGGGGCCAGATGACGCTGCAGCTCCTGCATTGCAGCAAGCTGCCGTTTTTGCGAGGCAATGCCGTTTTGCAGCCGCTGGGATTCGTCCCAGAGGGGCAGCAGCAGAAACTGCAGCAAGACAAAGGCCAGAACCACAATGGCGGCTGCGGCCACCGCCTTTCTTTCCCGGGTCGTCATGGCGCGCCTCCTGTCCGTTTCAGACTCAGTTCAAAGCGCACCGGGCTGTCTGCACTGCTTTTGTCCATGGTGGAGGAGAGGATGCGCACCTCGTGAAAGAGCGGTGAGGCGGCCAGCAGCGCGCGGATGCGTTCCACATCGCCGAAACTTTTGGTCTGTCCGCGCAGCAGGGCCCTGTCCGGGTCCAGCGTGAAACGCTGCACGGTGAGCTTGAGATCTTCGGGCAGGCGCTTCGACAGTTCGGCCAGCACGGTCAGCGCGGCCGGCCGGCCGGGAGCGAAGAGCGGCGAGGCGGCCGGCCCACCGGCCCTGAGCGCTGCCTGCATTTCCATATAGGGATCGTGCACCACCTGAACGGTCGGGAAGGCTGAGCGGTATATCCCTTCCATTTCGTCGTGCAGGCGGGCGCTTTGGGCTTTCAGACTCTGTACCCGGCCGGCCAGCAGCAGGCAGGCAAGACAGGCGGCCAGGGCCAGCGCCGCCGGGATCCGGCCCTTTTTGCCCCGCAGGCCTGGCCAGAATCCGCTTTTGGGGGCGAGTTCGCCGCGCCGGAAATTCAGGGAGGCAGGACTCTTCTGCTGCAGGGCCGCGAGCGCACAGGCCAGCGCCGCGTCAAAGTCCGGAGCCAGGGCCCGGCCTGCCAGCTCCGCCTGCCAGCGGCGCACCGGAATCTGCAGGGCCCTTTCCAGCTGGCCCGGCAGCTCCGCATCGCCGGCCAGGGGGCCGCAGAGCCAGAGGCCTGCCGGGGCACCTGCATCCGGCGCAGCTTGCTGACGAAACAGGCTCAGGCTCTGCCGGATGGCCAGCGTCAGTGCCGGGACGCAGGCCGCAGCAGTCCCGGCCGGTACGGACAGGGCCCGGCAGCAGGCCATGCGGCTGTTGTGCACAAGGGCCAGTTCCGCCGTTTCCGCAGCCAGGTGCAGCACCAGCGCGTCCGGCTCCGCCGCCCCGATCTGCGAGGCCAAAAGCGGCAGAGCCGGGCAGAGGCAATCCGGATCGCAGGCCTTCTGTGCCGGCGGCAGCAGGGCCTGCAGCAGCGTCTTGTCCGCGGCATAGGCCAGCAGTCTGGCGCCTGCTGGATCCGTGTCGATCAGATTGAAGGCGCCGATTGCCCGCTCCGCCGAGCCTGGCCTCAGCAGCAGCTCCTCCAGGGCCGAGGGCAGGGCCAGGGTCTGCTGTTTCGTATCCTGAAAGGGCAGACGCAGATTGTGCACGATCAGCAGCGCCAGCGGCAGGCCCAGCACGCAGGCGCAGCCCCGGCCCCGCCGGGGCAGGGCCGCCACGAGCCGCTCCAGCGCTGCCCCAAGCGCGTCAGCCCCGTGCCGGCCCGGCTCCAGCGGCAGCCGCGCCGTGGCCGTCGCCACGGGCCGTCGCCCACTCAGCTCCAGCACCACCGCGCTCAGTTCCCCCTCGCCCAGCGCTATGCCCAGACCTTGCCGCCTCTCCATGCCTTGTTATGCTCCATGCACCCCGGCGCCTGCGAAACAGGCGCGGCAATCTCCAAAGAAAAAGGGCAGATCCAGCTCATGCCGCTGCCAATTGTCGTCATAGCCCGGAAACCGGGCAAGTCTGTGCGTGCAGTACCCAGGGGGCGCCTGTCCGCATCGCTCCGGCAGGGCCGGAAAAGCCGCCCCTTGCCGATGTCCCGAAATGGCGAAGACGCGCCGTGCACGCTGGATACTGTTTTCGGCCCGGCTTGGCAAGGGCAAGTGACGGGCCAATTTTTGCCCGCATGCCCAATGCGGCCCCGGCAGGCCCCTAGTCAATCTGCCAGTGCCGCAGCACGGGCGCGCCCTGGTCGCGACGCTCGATCAGGCCGCTGCCCAGCCGCCGGAAACGGCCCTGCCAGGCCAGGACCTGTACCGCAAAAAAGCGGCTCTTCACCGTGAACAGCGGCATATCGCCACCCAGGTCGGCGGGCAGGCCCGGCACCAGGGCGAGCCAGCCCGGATCGGCCAGTGCGGCCAGGTTTTCCGGATCGCTGCGGAAGGCGCCGATGTTTCGCACATTGTCCATGCGCATCTCCGGCAGCAGGGCCAGGAGCACCGCTTCCGGCGCGGTGTTCGGGTTGAGCATCGCATCATCGCCCAGCACCGTGATGTAGGCCGCGATCCCCTCGTGCTCCGCATCTCCGTATAACAGCGCCCGGCTCATGCCCCGCACCAGGAGCAGCTCCTCCTCCGAGCGGATGGGGGCGTTCCGGGGCGCATAGGGTGGCTCCTGAGCCTGGTACCAGCCGTCCTCCGCGCCCAGCGGCCGCTCGGTCTGATCCCGATCCACCCAGTCGGCCAGGGCGTCCAGGAGCGGGTCAATCTCCTCGGGCTGGATGGCAAAGCGGCCAGAGGCCAGAAAACGCCGCCAGACTTTCCGGTAGCGTGCCCGTGCCT
This region includes:
- a CDS encoding PilN domain-containing protein, producing the protein MERRQGLGIALGEGELSAVVLELSGRRPVATATARLPLEPGRHGADALGAALERLVAALPRRGRGCACVLGLPLALLIVHNLRLPFQDTKQQTLALPSALEELLLRPGSAERAIGAFNLIDTDPAGARLLAYAADKTLLQALLPPAQKACDPDCLCPALPLLASQIGAAEPDALVLHLAAETAELALVHNSRMACCRALSVPAGTAAACVPALTLAIRQSLSLFRQQAAPDAGAPAGLWLCGPLAGDAELPGQLERALQIPVRRWQAELAGRALAPDFDAALACALAALQQKSPASLNFRRGELAPKSGFWPGLRGKKGRIPAALALAACLACLLLAGRVQSLKAQSARLHDEMEGIYRSAFPTVQVVHDPYMEMQAALRAGGPAASPLFAPGRPAALTVLAELSKRLPEDLKLTVQRFTLDPDRALLRGQTKSFGDVERIRALLAASPLFHEVRILSSTMDKSSADSPVRFELSLKRTGGAP
- the gspE gene encoding type II secretion system ATPase GspE, with translation MPAAAQGLTAPKLGEILQRSFGVAPAAVTAALRTQAEAAARGETAPPRLGAILLHQGALSPEKLAAALAQQFGCESLARVPDDISPFFVGKLGLAQLKKYRLLPVATPTRSFLALADPAFFQQADELARLLDWDGMPWVIVPEAEIQRALANASDQTRPQLASQVMQDMDEEDPAGILSAIEESTDLLDDTSDTPVIRLVNLVLSQAVREGASDIHIEPCRDRVRIRKRVDGILYDMYEPPRHAQARLISRVKIMAGMDIAEKRLPQDGRIEIRIAHRNVDIRVSTLPTAFGERLVMRLLDKANTLLPLAKLGLAEADFRHFRRLIAAPGGIILVTGPTGSGKTTTLYSALHTINTPDINIITIEDPIEYQIDGISQMQVNSRIGLSFADGLRTIVRQDPDVILVGEIRDQETAQIAIQSALTGHLVFSTLHTNDAASAVTRLIDMGVEPFLVASSVQAIMAQRLVRRICPDCREAYRPGPELLRLAGLPEDAEGRVFYRGRGCPACLHTGYRGRIGVFELMRLSPALKNLLLRTSEAGAIRAAALERADETGMRTLRSDGIAKVLAGLTTLEEVFRVS
- a CDS encoding type II secretion system protein N — protein: MKKRIWQLALAMLALYAAVHFAYRWLEGRVDAVLGPGGTAQSLDAGAAPDQGGLLTHEAALKSVVGRNLFAAALEGAAEGRDFRLSTVAAEKGPVQLLGTVTGRGAAARAIIKSGPEGRERLYRIGDQVQGAKIVGIERGRVELAASGGPEFLLLKERENTDSRPAGPVAAAEGSTGAADEGATRAPLSLSDLRSESGRIVPQSLPGRRVNTGASTPQEPARTRDGVPVRTGADALRRLEVPWEGPEQ
- the gspN gene encoding type II secretion system protein GspN; translated protein: MSGAAFLRTLGRVLTGSLLLLALAALFAWWLFPEDFVRQLPERALNRALPRWQWQVGAARWRWPGWLELRQIRAQGHGGGDLSVERLSLQPEWSSFLRGRQWRLAFAAELAGGTVTGRASAHGDSALSCSAEVQSLDLAGQPWLGRMLGRELKGRLSGTLAAQFEMRSGLLSALEGRLSAQDGAIPLRHPVLGHEVLPYARISTRLRQDGRRLVLTSGTLESPLGQGSFAGAVTLAWPAAASRISMQGQLKARPELFARVREQPEWQVMRLEAGSRPLAVMLSGTLADPALAFSPLELAPAAPASLQSEAQGTTP
- the gspM gene encoding type II secretion system protein GspM, whose translation is MTTRERKAVAAAAIVVLAFVLLQFLLLPLWDESQRLQNGIASQKRQLAAMQELQRHLAPGAQQKQAAQLGRRKKDFSLFAFLEEAAAASRIKPHVQAMQPVEAAETAAGLSTVELQLKAVGLAQLGRFLDLVDAPDNLVAVERMVIQGSGKQGEPLDVSLRVQAVAAPGGEKRP
- a CDS encoding general secretion pathway protein GspK, which translates into the protein MSRLGMPRGGCNRGMALVLVLAALVFLAALSLQLMQSVNRQTDAAFGLARQLRLDALLLGGQELARAALLMDQSKNQFDSFFDVWNRLDETRIQALAGGDSKLTVRIADLSGRLQVNALGKTADERPPEAGAADRAQAEAQARARYRKVWRRFLASGRFAIQPEEIDPLLDALADWVDRDQTERPLGAEDGWYQAQEPPYAPRNAPIRSEEELLLVRGMSRALLYGDAEHEGIAAYITVLGDDAMLNPNTAPEAVLLALLPEMRMDNVRNIGAFRSDPENLAALADPGWLALVPGLPADLGGDMPLFTVKSRFFAVQVLAWQGRFRRLGSGLIERRDQGAPVLRHWQID
- the gspD gene encoding type II secretion system secretin GspD, producing the protein MQKFVFALLAALLFLPSPLPAAPPAQSGGGQVTMDFNDVDINVFIKYISELTGTNFVVDREVRGRVSIISPSGVSTDEAYRIFESVLEVNGYAAVPSGSVVKIVPSLQARAKNVATVRSGALSPEDRIITRIVQLNYAGAEEVRAMLSPLVPKTAVMVAHADSGIITITDYQSNIARLLEIIRSVDVPAKNEELVIIPLQHASATSAAKVVDQLFSGNAKQGKLSSPIRILPYDRANALVVSAPPAQLDRIRAAVKKLDVDAGTRPEQVQVLPLQHARAEELAKVLMDLPREEAAASGAADADKNLRRPVLTRDINIVADTETNALVINGPREEFEAVAAIVRQLDVPRRMIYLEALIMEVQADKDFNIGVQWGGAGTFADKKGRLYTGFSGNADKPYDIINGMNAGKATLPAGFTLGVLKEGIEIGGITFPNLGAVLNAYKNDEDINIIATPQILATDNKKAAIKVGENVPYIVSKNTTEAQRDYTNYEYKDVATTLEITPQINQTDAVRMDIGVQVIKLKELNNGNPTTTTRTADTTVVVQNEQTVVIGGMIGQDSSNGEYKVPGLGDIPILGWLFKSRGKAEKKTNLFIFITPHILQSAEEAERVFAEKRAQAEEAHREPGDAADRFLRRRPAGTDASVLADLGAAKLREGRLAMARRYLLAALEADGDNLAALVHLGLLLEQEDRRQEALARFEQALALPLPEAAAEGPAVQTALELRNAAALHLKGLQARRSR